One Leifsonia shinshuensis DNA window includes the following coding sequences:
- the tatC gene encoding twin-arginine translocase subunit TatC: MGLLEHLRELRKRLFRSALGVIVGAVAGWFVSSLVLNWLRTPVTIAASTQGRPVAINFPSVSAAFDLRIEIAIITGLVISSPVWLYQIFAFFVPALTRREKWYTFGFLGAAIPLFIAGCAAGLFVMPHIVQLMTGFAPAGSSSYIDASGYFDFVMKLVIVTGVAFVLPVFVVVLNLAGVVSGTAVLHSWRWAVIGICLFTAIATPAADVLSMLLLAAPMLVLYIAACGITVVNDRRRERRLEAETRQMLAPTSVE, from the coding sequence ATGGGGTTACTGGAGCATCTACGTGAACTACGCAAGCGGCTATTCCGGTCAGCGCTTGGAGTGATCGTCGGGGCCGTCGCCGGCTGGTTCGTTTCCTCCCTCGTCCTGAATTGGCTGCGAACGCCTGTGACAATTGCTGCATCGACTCAGGGCAGGCCGGTGGCGATCAACTTCCCGTCGGTGTCGGCCGCGTTTGATCTGCGGATAGAGATCGCGATCATCACGGGTCTGGTCATCTCAAGCCCGGTCTGGCTTTATCAGATCTTCGCGTTCTTTGTGCCGGCGCTGACTCGCCGCGAGAAGTGGTACACCTTCGGCTTTCTTGGCGCGGCTATCCCACTCTTCATTGCAGGTTGTGCGGCTGGGCTCTTCGTGATGCCGCACATCGTCCAGCTGATGACGGGGTTCGCACCTGCCGGGTCCTCGTCATACATCGACGCGAGCGGCTACTTCGACTTCGTGATGAAGCTAGTCATCGTCACCGGTGTCGCGTTTGTTCTGCCGGTCTTCGTTGTGGTCCTTAACTTGGCGGGTGTCGTCTCAGGCACGGCGGTGCTGCACTCCTGGCGGTGGGCCGTCATTGGAATCTGTCTCTTCACTGCGATCGCGACCCCGGCCGCCGACGTACTGTCGATGCTGCTGCTGGCGGCGCCGATGCTGGTTCTCTACATCGCCGCGTGCGGCATCACCGTCGTCAACGACCGCCGTCGCGAGCGTCGGCTTGAAGCCGAGACTCGGCAAATGCTGGCACCCACTTCTGTGGAGTGA
- a CDS encoding alpha/beta fold hydrolase, giving the protein MSKGAVFGLSGYRTVNGHRTFMLDLGEPSSDTLFVLIHGWGSTCSAWAEVLPGLLRIGCAIGLDLRGHGGTPAGDIPVTIDLLVNDVIAAIEQSRRNRVILIGHSLGGSIATMVAVRRPDLVDGVVSIDPSYGARASEMRDVPNRLAAYRRDGGLDPAESIEGGFSAGADYGLKLRAAHDVATTPAAVLSSIYESNYLTSNAIGPITGAARWVGARVTPTLAFYPNPERARVDIEHGHQTSISIWNGAGHFLHQERPDQFVAEIKRWLAGLENDITEFDQDLTRQ; this is encoded by the coding sequence GTGAGCAAGGGCGCTGTCTTTGGGCTTAGCGGATACCGCACCGTCAACGGTCACCGCACGTTCATGCTTGACCTCGGCGAGCCGAGCAGCGACACACTCTTTGTCCTCATCCACGGTTGGGGGAGCACCTGCTCAGCATGGGCGGAAGTGCTTCCTGGTCTCCTTCGAATCGGCTGCGCGATCGGACTGGATCTGCGTGGTCACGGAGGCACTCCAGCAGGCGACATTCCCGTCACTATCGACCTGCTGGTAAACGACGTCATCGCGGCAATAGAACAGTCGCGACGAAACCGCGTCATCCTCATCGGACATTCGCTCGGCGGGTCAATCGCCACGATGGTCGCCGTGAGACGCCCAGACCTCGTGGACGGTGTGGTGTCCATTGATCCCTCCTACGGCGCCCGCGCGTCGGAGATGAGGGACGTGCCGAACCGGCTGGCTGCCTACCGGCGAGATGGGGGACTAGACCCAGCCGAATCGATCGAGGGTGGATTCTCCGCGGGCGCGGATTACGGCCTCAAGCTGCGGGCAGCTCACGACGTTGCCACGACGCCCGCCGCGGTACTTTCTTCCATCTACGAGTCGAACTACCTCACCAGCAACGCAATCGGACCGATCACCGGAGCAGCGCGTTGGGTTGGGGCGCGAGTGACACCTACACTCGCGTTCTACCCGAACCCCGAACGCGCACGTGTCGATATTGAACACGGGCACCAGACCTCGATCAGCATCTGGAACGGAGCCGGCCACTTTCTCCATCAAGAACGACCGGACCAGTTCGTTGCAGAGATCAAACGCTGGTTGGCCGGCCTCGAGAACGACATCACCGAGTTCGATCAGGACCTCACCCGACAGTGA
- a CDS encoding ThuA domain-containing protein produces the protein MNRTALILSGSGRYADPWHPFAATTERLAGILAEEGFIVNVDGNVDERLAHLPENPPDLLVVNIGDPALNYPDDPQPAAEARARAGLLWYVREGLPILAMHTSVTSLRGIPDWPRIIGGIWRRGTSYHPDYGTAAIRIGPAHTEVNDKIQDFSVDDERYTDLDVEPDNTILATHEEGGRDHPIIWQRTYGPKGARVVLDALGHDTASYDSTEHVALLSHAVRWLTT, from the coding sequence ATGAACCGCACAGCCCTCATCCTCAGCGGCAGCGGCCGCTACGCTGATCCGTGGCACCCCTTTGCGGCCACCACAGAGCGGTTGGCAGGCATCCTCGCCGAAGAAGGCTTCATCGTGAATGTCGACGGCAACGTCGACGAGCGGCTGGCCCACCTGCCGGAGAACCCACCTGACCTCCTGGTCGTCAACATCGGCGATCCCGCTCTCAACTACCCTGATGACCCTCAACCGGCGGCTGAAGCCCGCGCTCGTGCTGGCCTACTGTGGTACGTGCGGGAAGGGCTTCCCATTCTCGCGATGCACACGTCGGTCACCTCTCTACGTGGCATTCCAGACTGGCCGCGCATTATCGGAGGCATCTGGCGGCGCGGCACGAGCTACCACCCGGACTATGGCACCGCCGCGATCCGCATCGGACCCGCTCACACCGAAGTCAACGATAAGATCCAAGACTTCTCCGTCGACGATGAGCGATACACCGACCTTGACGTAGAACCGGACAACACTATTCTGGCTACCCACGAAGAAGGCGGCCGAGATCATCCGATCATTTGGCAACGCACGTATGGTCCGAAGGGCGCTCGCGTCGTCCTCGACGCTCTGGGTCACGACACCGCCTCCTATGACTCCACGGAGCACGTCGCCCTGCTGTCCCACGCTGTTCGCTGGCTCACTACCTGA
- a CDS encoding ABC transporter substrate-binding protein, translating to MSASTNGAALSRRGFLAGTGGALAMFALAACTPGGAAGSGKEYSLLLPGVAPTGNWNGVLAALNKKLQADKGFTIKPEFINWTNYPTQSVLKFTSGEKFQTALSARWLNMQKLVASKAIVGLSDKLNSGQYSNITKTVSKRVIDSNLWDGQLYGIPAVNTAARVINFTVRGDLVDKYAHGELADYDALEKFWYDIKQHESGMTPYVDSGNSALIDVIGSPTASWTRAAWENPNRMPVGFSNNSILYFPALDATKTGSANLVPFYEDQNSIDSMKLVRKYYQDGIINADALNTDAATRDGLFNQGGAATVWAITDGTATSSHLPLLKKAVPNASVMTVLPFRDGKKAKPNQTFQADNQVVVNARGDVDAALELIDWVSIKENHDLLQYGIEGTDWKAVGDTKYRQVSDYNGFPGYALSWRVPLERRSTDISESEAGWLDWAQDYNNFTTDPFATFIPDLTPVQKEDAQVQAALVQYGLPLAVGAVDVDKGLSDLKKAVDTAGADKVREELEKQANAYLKKQKK from the coding sequence ATGTCAGCATCCACCAATGGCGCTGCGCTGTCGCGACGCGGTTTCCTCGCGGGAACCGGCGGAGCTCTCGCCATGTTCGCGCTGGCCGCCTGCACCCCGGGCGGCGCCGCTGGCAGCGGCAAGGAATACAGCCTGCTGCTGCCCGGTGTCGCTCCAACCGGCAACTGGAACGGCGTCCTCGCCGCGCTCAACAAGAAACTGCAGGCGGACAAGGGCTTCACCATCAAGCCCGAGTTCATCAACTGGACGAACTACCCGACCCAGTCCGTCCTGAAGTTCACCTCCGGCGAGAAGTTCCAGACCGCCCTCTCGGCACGGTGGCTGAACATGCAGAAGCTGGTCGCCTCCAAGGCCATCGTCGGCCTTAGCGACAAGCTCAACAGCGGCCAGTACAGCAACATCACCAAGACCGTCTCCAAGCGGGTCATCGACTCCAACCTGTGGGACGGCCAGCTCTACGGCATTCCCGCCGTGAACACCGCCGCCCGAGTGATCAACTTCACCGTCCGAGGTGATCTCGTCGACAAGTATGCCCACGGGGAGCTCGCCGACTACGACGCGCTCGAGAAGTTCTGGTACGACATCAAGCAGCACGAATCGGGAATGACCCCCTACGTCGACTCCGGTAACTCCGCTCTGATCGACGTCATCGGCTCCCCGACTGCCTCGTGGACTCGCGCGGCCTGGGAGAACCCGAACCGGATGCCCGTCGGCTTCTCCAACAACTCGATCCTCTACTTCCCGGCCCTCGACGCTACCAAGACCGGCAGCGCCAACCTCGTGCCGTTCTACGAGGACCAGAACTCGATCGACTCGATGAAGCTCGTCCGCAAGTACTACCAGGACGGCATCATCAACGCCGACGCTCTGAACACCGACGCGGCCACCCGCGACGGATTGTTCAACCAGGGCGGCGCCGCCACTGTTTGGGCGATCACCGACGGCACCGCGACCAGCTCGCACCTGCCGCTGCTGAAGAAGGCCGTCCCGAACGCCAGCGTCATGACCGTCCTTCCGTTCCGCGACGGCAAGAAGGCCAAGCCCAACCAGACCTTCCAGGCCGACAACCAGGTCGTCGTTAACGCGCGCGGCGACGTCGACGCCGCCCTCGAACTGATCGACTGGGTCTCCATCAAGGAGAACCACGACCTGCTCCAGTACGGCATCGAGGGCACCGACTGGAAGGCCGTAGGCGACACCAAGTACCGGCAGGTCAGCGACTACAACGGCTTCCCCGGATACGCACTCAGCTGGCGAGTCCCGCTCGAGCGTCGCTCCACCGACATCAGCGAGTCCGAGGCCGGATGGCTGGACTGGGCCCAGGACTACAACAACTTCACAACCGACCCGTTCGCCACCTTCATCCCCGACCTGACACCGGTTCAGAAGGAAGACGCTCAGGTCCAGGCAGCCCTCGTCCAGTACGGGCTGCCGCTGGCGGTGGGTGCAGTCGATGTCGACAAGGGTCTCAGCGACCTGAAGAAGGCCGTTGACACCGCCGGCGCCGACAAGGTGCGCGAGGAGCTCGAGAAGCAGGCCAACGCCTACCTGAAGAAGCAGAAGAAGTAA
- a CDS encoding twin-arginine translocase TatA/TatE family subunit: MFGNLTGWHALILLAVVLLVFGAAKLPALARSVGQSVKILQKEVRDKPATSGEDTSVANRDNGAVESTDASARHA, from the coding sequence ATGTTTGGCAATTTGACCGGGTGGCACGCGCTGATCCTGTTGGCTGTCGTGCTTCTCGTCTTCGGTGCCGCAAAACTGCCGGCTCTCGCGCGGAGCGTTGGTCAGTCGGTGAAGATCCTCCAGAAGGAAGTTCGCGATAAGCCGGCGACCTCTGGCGAGGACACCTCGGTCGCCAACAGGGACAACGGCGCGGTCGAGTCGACGGACGCGTCCGCTCGACACGCCTGA
- a CDS encoding twin-arginine translocase TatA/TatE family subunit: MLGLTFDKLLIIGAIAAFLIGPQRLPAAAAALGRFVRGAKAFATDASHRMREEVGPEFDEIDWKRLDPRQYDPRQIIREALTIDSPPARASIEEPLTVAAEEKRAD, from the coding sequence ATGCTTGGACTCACCTTCGACAAACTGTTGATCATCGGCGCTATCGCCGCGTTCCTGATCGGACCGCAGCGTCTGCCGGCAGCTGCCGCGGCGTTGGGCCGATTCGTGCGCGGAGCGAAAGCATTCGCCACTGACGCCTCCCATCGAATGCGCGAGGAGGTGGGACCGGAGTTCGATGAGATCGATTGGAAACGCTTGGATCCGCGCCAGTACGACCCTCGCCAGATCATTCGCGAGGCTTTGACCATCGATTCCCCGCCTGCTCGAGCATCGATTGAGGAACCGCTTACTGTCGCCGCCGAGGAGAAACGCGCCGACTGA
- a CDS encoding carbohydrate ABC transporter permease, which yields MTTTTTAPQSANDGQMLELPAPATRRSARRRPESFTVISYIGVSLFALICIFPFWLIVSGSFTSEKVLSRTGYSLWPSPFSLDAYIAIFTGPRLGLAYFSTIFITAVGTFLAVMATSGISWVIARGLPRISRFLAVFSYIPMIFAGGLVPFYILVTQYLQLRDSYFAVILPLMVAPFLIFVQVSFFRGIPIELLESARLDGAGELRIFFRIVLPLSKPVIAVIALFYAVTYWNDWFMALLFISNTDMYPLQLVLQNLISSVSNAANLSNAPAAPVYQLRLAMTVVTVGPILLAYPFAQRYFVKGLTLGASKG from the coding sequence GTGACAACCACTACCACCGCCCCGCAGTCCGCTAACGACGGCCAGATGCTCGAGCTGCCGGCACCGGCCACTCGCCGATCGGCGCGACGACGTCCCGAGTCGTTCACTGTCATCAGCTACATCGGGGTGAGCCTGTTCGCCCTGATCTGTATCTTCCCGTTCTGGCTGATCGTTTCCGGTTCGTTCACGAGCGAGAAGGTTCTCTCGCGCACCGGGTACTCGCTCTGGCCTTCGCCTTTCTCCCTCGACGCGTACATCGCCATCTTCACCGGTCCACGGCTTGGACTGGCCTATTTCTCGACGATCTTCATCACCGCGGTCGGAACCTTCCTGGCGGTTATGGCAACCTCAGGGATTAGCTGGGTGATCGCCCGCGGGCTGCCGCGGATCAGTCGGTTCCTCGCGGTGTTCTCCTATATCCCGATGATCTTCGCCGGCGGCCTGGTCCCTTTCTACATTCTGGTCACCCAGTATCTGCAACTGCGCGACAGCTACTTTGCGGTCATCCTGCCGTTGATGGTCGCTCCGTTCCTCATTTTTGTTCAGGTCAGCTTCTTCCGAGGTATCCCGATCGAGCTGCTTGAATCTGCGCGGCTGGACGGGGCCGGCGAGCTCAGAATCTTCTTCCGCATCGTGCTCCCGCTATCCAAACCAGTCATCGCAGTCATCGCGCTGTTCTACGCCGTGACGTATTGGAACGACTGGTTCATGGCGCTGCTATTTATTAGCAACACCGACATGTACCCGCTGCAGTTGGTGCTACAGAACCTGATCTCGTCGGTATCCAACGCGGCGAACCTTTCCAACGCTCCCGCCGCCCCGGTCTACCAGCTCCGTCTGGCAATGACCGTCGTCACCGTCGGCCCGATCCTCCTCGCTTACCCATTCGCACAGCGCTATTTCGTCAAAGGTCTGACGCTCGGCGCTTCGAAGGGTTGA
- a CDS encoding Tat pathway signal sequence domain protein, with amino-acid sequence MIGGASAVSAAVLSSTAWSYTDVQSDKKMTPPSTGPLDTVIFGDPTSETAHGLTAISSTTVAGDLSQSARVLNPLSPAQFWGGSVTFTIKVAPTGTTYVSIKLFGGESTPDDNHDWRLQFFINGQSLGYLEQGNIDNADLRTTEERFPGRFFVHTLPLPEKLTQGKTSLQLEVKSFGSIYAYGQNAAQFFGNQTTDSRKLYRAYSHADPYFVPASDDVFGNAPTPTTRANTDAAALATIRARVLSDQQSLIYGSDHSTTDGWGMETIARGYFWKDGAGYNNPDALRATCEAIDGRYRAWKKDATVLTGSDQQWQGFGRVGLVTALLWNEQGFQSELAKSVSTGATQFVNPGFELGTAMPTGWTWITWAGPGTASRDTTEHHTGTSSLKIAAGGGPGDTLVGPSGRIQVGAGSFTYSVWVKTDAANAKAGMDAVFWDGNNVFTGGDHNIFAPAGSTGWTLVTNTITVPAGATQAEIWFRTAPGTTAYFDDLTIVAQPPAQASPVARRDAYTDMLKSSRDYWVQNFRHYSNQAQITAIGIYQANRGLSLLSPQDAWPEDQAREWAREAVGIKPWLGVLQADGSRSKPLGSNYFTTTPAGLTRELGYVGNYGEVTDWLVMLYESMTDGANPVNPTDIRDQIVKMIKARSYFRYFDIDKDGNKLGRLETEIGWRNEVYPGEIAYAERTAWDSNPLMAAVAFSDADIIGWTQEMIGDGQFAPQLDLLLTNFSARVGLNAFRLISRDLPGFQALPNSNSRLPGNWDAPNFLFTDETNGVVAVKYGEEMFYASTYWRARQGINKIARVHLVRPAENRCAIVREEIAGQVSANTYTVPDWVTWDFAINDGTGKPSFIPGGGFPPPGDAIHQALAGDVLALAKIPADIPDPTLGAAAIPGVESMLVGKAPFYKFEYGPYIIGQNTTANQTFTLKTDGKGKAELLTSGKPDKHGRQNCQRTTIELGSSVKVPAMTTVVLRIPDAASK; translated from the coding sequence TTGATCGGCGGAGCAAGCGCTGTCAGCGCAGCGGTGCTCAGCAGCACCGCTTGGAGCTACACCGACGTCCAATCCGACAAGAAGATGACACCGCCGAGCACCGGCCCGCTGGATACCGTCATCTTCGGCGACCCCACTTCAGAGACCGCCCACGGCCTGACCGCCATCAGCTCCACCACTGTGGCCGGCGATCTGAGCCAGAGCGCGCGGGTTCTGAACCCGCTCAGCCCAGCACAGTTCTGGGGCGGCTCCGTGACGTTCACGATCAAGGTCGCGCCGACCGGCACCACCTACGTCAGCATCAAGCTGTTCGGCGGAGAGTCCACCCCGGACGACAACCACGACTGGCGTCTTCAGTTCTTCATCAACGGCCAGAGCCTGGGCTATCTCGAGCAGGGGAACATCGACAACGCCGACCTGCGGACAACGGAAGAGCGATTCCCTGGCCGTTTCTTCGTTCACACACTCCCGCTTCCCGAAAAGCTCACCCAGGGCAAGACTTCTTTGCAGTTGGAAGTGAAATCCTTCGGCAGCATCTACGCATACGGCCAGAACGCGGCGCAGTTCTTCGGGAACCAGACCACTGACTCGCGGAAGCTGTACCGTGCCTACAGCCACGCGGATCCGTACTTCGTGCCGGCGTCAGACGACGTGTTCGGCAATGCGCCCACGCCGACCACACGAGCGAACACGGACGCAGCAGCGCTGGCAACGATCCGAGCTCGCGTGCTCAGCGACCAGCAGAGCCTGATATACGGATCCGATCACTCCACCACCGACGGATGGGGTATGGAGACGATCGCCCGCGGTTACTTCTGGAAGGACGGCGCCGGATACAACAACCCCGACGCACTTCGGGCAACGTGCGAAGCAATCGACGGCCGTTACCGGGCGTGGAAGAAGGACGCCACGGTCCTCACTGGTTCTGACCAGCAGTGGCAGGGCTTCGGCCGCGTCGGCCTGGTCACTGCCCTGCTTTGGAACGAACAAGGCTTCCAGAGCGAGCTCGCCAAGTCCGTGTCGACCGGCGCCACCCAGTTCGTCAACCCCGGATTCGAACTCGGAACCGCCATGCCCACCGGCTGGACTTGGATCACCTGGGCCGGCCCAGGCACCGCCAGCCGAGACACCACCGAACACCACACGGGAACCTCATCGCTGAAGATCGCGGCAGGCGGCGGTCCCGGCGACACCCTCGTCGGGCCTTCCGGCCGAATCCAGGTCGGCGCCGGCTCCTTCACTTACTCGGTTTGGGTGAAGACGGACGCCGCCAACGCAAAAGCCGGCATGGACGCCGTGTTCTGGGACGGCAACAACGTGTTCACAGGCGGAGACCACAACATTTTCGCGCCCGCCGGGTCAACCGGCTGGACGCTCGTCACCAACACCATCACCGTCCCGGCTGGTGCCACCCAGGCCGAGATCTGGTTCCGCACCGCTCCGGGAACGACGGCGTACTTCGACGACCTCACTATCGTCGCCCAGCCGCCCGCGCAGGCATCCCCGGTCGCCCGGCGAGACGCATACACCGACATGCTCAAATCCAGCCGCGACTACTGGGTGCAGAACTTCCGGCACTACAGCAACCAGGCACAGATCACCGCCATCGGCATTTACCAGGCCAACCGTGGACTCAGCCTGCTCTCACCGCAGGACGCATGGCCGGAGGATCAGGCGCGTGAATGGGCGCGTGAGGCGGTCGGCATCAAGCCGTGGCTGGGAGTGCTGCAGGCCGACGGTTCCCGTTCCAAGCCGCTCGGCAGCAACTACTTCACCACTACACCGGCGGGACTCACTCGCGAACTCGGCTATGTCGGCAACTACGGTGAGGTGACCGACTGGCTGGTGATGCTCTACGAGTCGATGACCGACGGGGCAAATCCGGTCAACCCGACCGATATCCGGGACCAGATCGTGAAGATGATCAAAGCGCGGTCCTACTTCCGCTACTTCGACATCGACAAAGACGGCAACAAGCTCGGCCGGCTGGAAACCGAGATCGGCTGGCGCAACGAGGTCTACCCCGGTGAGATCGCGTACGCGGAACGTACGGCCTGGGACTCCAACCCGCTCATGGCCGCAGTCGCGTTCAGCGACGCAGACATCATCGGCTGGACCCAGGAGATGATCGGTGACGGCCAGTTCGCACCGCAACTCGATCTCCTGCTGACCAATTTCAGCGCACGAGTCGGATTGAACGCGTTCCGGCTGATCTCTCGCGACCTTCCAGGATTCCAGGCGCTGCCCAACTCCAACAGCCGGCTGCCCGGCAACTGGGACGCACCAAACTTCCTGTTCACCGATGAGACCAATGGGGTGGTGGCGGTCAAGTACGGCGAGGAAATGTTCTACGCCTCCACGTACTGGCGGGCCCGGCAGGGCATCAACAAGATCGCCCGCGTGCACCTGGTGCGACCCGCCGAGAACCGCTGCGCGATCGTCCGTGAGGAGATCGCGGGTCAGGTCTCCGCCAACACCTATACGGTGCCGGACTGGGTTACCTGGGATTTCGCCATCAACGACGGAACTGGCAAGCCCAGCTTCATCCCCGGAGGTGGTTTCCCGCCGCCCGGTGACGCTATCCACCAGGCGCTTGCGGGAGACGTTCTCGCGTTGGCGAAGATCCCTGCCGATATCCCCGATCCGACGCTCGGCGCTGCCGCCATTCCTGGTGTGGAATCGATGCTCGTCGGCAAAGCGCCGTTCTACAAGTTCGAGTACGGGCCCTACATCATCGGGCAGAACACCACCGCCAATCAGACGTTCACACTCAAGACCGACGGAAAGGGCAAGGCCGAACTGCTCACCTCGGGCAAGCCGGACAAGCACGGACGGCAGAATTGCCAGCGGACAACGATCGAACTCGGCAGCTCCGTCAAGGTGCCGGCGATGACGACAGTGGTGCTGCGCATCCCCGACGCCGCCAGTAAGTAG
- a CDS encoding ABC transporter permease, with protein MADMLSADQGIAQTAETNAQRRKKNRKATRLRFSRRDYGLVILALPAVVFFLIFSYGPMAGLVVAFKNFNITDGVFNSPWNGFDNFAFFFSSGDAGHILFNTIFLNVLFLAATMISGVLLALMLNEIKGRLVKRGLQSIVFVPYFVSPIIVSIFLQVFLAGVGGRGGLVNDALNVFGAPSVSWYTTPGPWPWILTFVKIWQQAGYLSVIFLAAITAIPEEVYEAGVIDGASRAQMAFRITVPLLIPTAAILLVLGVGRIFYGDFGTIYAIVGDNGTLFPTTDVIDTYVFRALRTLGDFGTTAAIGLFQSVVGLVLVTIATLIQRKVSKESSIL; from the coding sequence ATGGCTGACATGCTCAGCGCCGACCAGGGAATCGCGCAGACGGCCGAGACCAACGCGCAGCGCCGGAAGAAGAATCGTAAAGCTACCCGCCTTCGATTCAGCCGCCGCGACTATGGGCTGGTCATCTTGGCGCTGCCGGCAGTGGTGTTCTTCCTGATCTTCTCGTACGGGCCGATGGCGGGCCTGGTCGTGGCGTTTAAGAACTTCAACATCACCGACGGCGTATTCAACTCACCGTGGAACGGTTTTGACAACTTCGCGTTCTTCTTCAGTTCCGGAGACGCGGGCCACATTCTGTTCAACACGATCTTCCTGAACGTGCTGTTCCTGGCAGCGACGATGATCTCCGGAGTTCTGCTTGCTCTGATGCTCAACGAGATCAAGGGGCGTCTGGTCAAGCGGGGGCTGCAGTCGATCGTGTTCGTCCCCTACTTCGTCTCGCCGATCATCGTCAGTATCTTCCTCCAGGTGTTCCTCGCCGGCGTCGGCGGCCGGGGCGGTCTGGTCAACGACGCACTCAACGTGTTCGGTGCGCCCTCTGTGTCCTGGTACACCACCCCGGGACCGTGGCCCTGGATCCTGACATTCGTCAAGATCTGGCAGCAAGCGGGCTATCTCAGCGTGATCTTCCTGGCCGCCATCACCGCCATCCCTGAAGAGGTGTACGAAGCCGGTGTCATCGACGGGGCGTCTCGAGCGCAGATGGCCTTCCGCATCACCGTTCCCTTGCTCATCCCGACTGCGGCGATCCTGCTCGTTCTCGGAGTGGGGCGCATCTTCTACGGCGACTTCGGGACGATCTACGCGATCGTCGGCGACAACGGAACGCTCTTCCCAACTACCGACGTCATCGACACTTACGTCTTCAGAGCTCTGCGCACCCTCGGCGATTTCGGCACCACCGCGGCAATCGGCCTGTTCCAGTCCGTTGTCGGTCTGGTCCTGGTCACCATCGCGACGCTCATCCAGCGCAAGGTTTCCAAAGAATCGAGCATCCTGTGA